CCAAATATGCCGCTACAAACTTGATTTACTACTTCCATATGCATTGGACTGAACCATAGTATCTGTTCAGTGCCTTGCTGTGGCATCGGCTCATGGGGACGCGTGTTCTTTCCATAGACATCAGTGGTTCTTCGTACTTGCGTGCCTATGTGCATTGCGCAAAGCAAAAGGTACAAGTCTACCCTAAGATGTCTTCTTAGAAACACAATGTTGATTACTCAATGATTGCCTACACAAGCTTAACTAATTGAAACAAATATTGAAATCTTAGTGCACAACTGCAGTTATGTCAGCCTTTTAGCTGAGTTTTATGGGATTTCAAATTAACAGATGGCTGATTCTTGGCTTTCAAAATATTTTTACTACAGGGTGGTGTTGCTCTTCTCTTGCTGAACCTGCACCGAACCATGGGCTTCATGGTTTCAGTCAGGAACGACCTAAATGTCAATCTCGCAGAAGGGCGAGGGATCAGAAGGGACAATGCCTTTGTCCATGGCCTGAAAAGAACGGTTTCTTGGGTCGGGAGCAAAGCCTCCGATGGCTTTTCCAAGAGGGAGGAGTACCATCTCTCGGCGAAAGATGGGAACCCTTTTGCCCGGACCATGCTGCTGAATGGAGTTCCTCTTGAGCTCACTGAAGATGGTGACATCCCTCCATTGCATCCAGTGGAAGTTTCAGTTAACTCACCAATCTATGTTGCCCCTCTGACCATTGCGTTTGTCGTCTTCCCTGACTTTGAGGCTGAAGCTTGTGGCCGATGATAATCTGTAGTTTTGAGATAGAATGTCACGAGGTTTTCTGATTATATATATAATAGAGATTTCTGAAGAACAAGGTCACTGTAAAGATATGTGTTCGTTTTCTGATTTGTGCCCCAATTGGGCCATCCACATTTTCCCAACGAATATAGTCTCCAGGTGATGTCATACTGAATTACTGATGTCATTGTACTTTGTACAGTTCATCAACATCTCAGAAAAGAAATGTTCAGCATCAAACAAATTCCAGAGGAAACTGTGCCATCGAACTTGCTGATGTGCCAGTGAATTGCGTTCTGTTCACAGCTGTATTGATCTTTCCAATGACTAAAATTAGTTAAATCCGTGCTTTTTCTTCTGTAAAAAAAATAATGTTGATTCAAATGGAATTCACGCATACAGAAGGTTAGTCTTTTGGGCTTTTCTTCTGTAAAAAAAAAATGTTGATTCAAATGGAATTCACAAAAACAGATGGTTAGTCTTTTGGGATCATCAGGCTTCAGAGAACCGAAGAATAAGTAACAAGTATacaatgtttgctttgcataatCAAAATCCATGCTTTTCACATGGTGAACTGTGTATACTCTTCATCAATTACAATAATGATGGGACTACCATCAATTCAACTTATATATTGCTCCATCAAATACAAAAGAACCATCCTAAACAATATCGTAATTTCATGAGCTATGATACAAATGGAATAAATTAAAGGAAAAGGGTCCTAGAGTAAATGGGAAAAAATAACATTTCCTTTCTGTTCATTGAATATTCTCCATCAGCGCATGTAACCATGTGAGGGGATTACTGAGCTCCCCGGttacccttcataaactctctgCTGTTGATCTCCAAAATAACGAATTTAATTTCACTTAATATATGCTTTTATTTATATTGTCACGACAATCTACAACTGAGGCTCCATTATATGACAGTTTCTTATGAATTCATTTGAGTAGTTCACATATTTTGTCCAAAATGGCTGAAGATGTTTAAAACCAATCTCTAGCCACGGTTTACTTTGCCCGTTATAATGTATAACTGCTGCTTGTTCAACACTACTGATATCTGTCTTTTCCTGATAACCCAAGCCTAACAGATGCCATGATGGATCAATTGGGTGAACATGGCCTTTAAATGCTATAAGGCCTGGTGGTAATGTTCCAAGCCTCCAAAGTGTGAAGTTTGACTTCAGGTTCTGCATGCAGAGGAACAAGAATGGAAGCTCATCAATTCGTACTTTCAAATGTAACAATACAGGTTAGACTGTAGATAGTTTCAATAATCAACTAAACTGGAAAGTAATGCTGATAAAATTTCTCTCAAATATGCTTTTTCGATTACTTTTAAGCAAATCAGAAGGCAtgtattgattttttttctttatttggtgTCTTTTGGAACTATGCTACAAGTAAAAGACAATTATGTTCGTATATATCTGTTAACTCGTTATACTATAAAATGGCCATAAAAAGATATCTATTCTTACCTCCTTGATCCAATGATGGTATTTATCTTTGATTGTTGTCTTCCTCCATGCATTCAGGTCAAAAATATTCATACCATATGCCCAAGCACACTCTGAAGGGTCGAAGTTTTTTGCAATGAGGGGATGAGAAAAGTTGAAATAATTCCTGAACCTCTTAGACATCACCCAACTGTCTCCACCTCTGCAAGTCTCAACAGCACCATTAACCTTCCCAGCTAGATCGATATCCCAGAGTGGTGATAGGTCATGCTGGACAACGACATCATCATCAAGAAATACGACCTTGTTGAGGCTTGGGAACAACTGCGTCCACAGATTACAGATTAAATCAGTGGAACTTTCAGCAAAAAAAGGATGTAGGTCAACAAATATAATTGCATTTTGAACAAGTTTGTACCATATACAAATTTTGTATATATAGACTATATGCAGAGAAAGCTCCAGATACCTCAAGAAAAGGGCAGCATCGCTTCTTGATCCCAGAAGGACCAGCAAACTAGAACAGGTCCACAGTGGGTAATTCTACAGAGTAAAAGACTAAAATACTTTCAATTCTTTTGCAGTTTTTATTGTTTCAAACCATCCTTCTATCAATTAGCATGATTACTTGTTCATCAAATATGTCAGAGCAGACAAAAACTGTAATTGGACTTCCTTCCCTCTTAAGTAAGAAACAGTAAAACAATATTCAGAAGAAATTTATAATACCTCAGGCAAGTATATTCGAATATGATTGAGAACATTAGTATATGTTGGACTTCCTGCCTGCAGCTTGGCTGCAAAAACCCTTGAGCTATCACTAGCACTGGTTCTTGGACGGTGACTTCCGTGGTAACGATCTCTGGCGGTGCGCTGAGTTTCTATAGCTTCAAGTACAGGAACATTTTCTTTTGTTAACCAATCAAATTGGTGAACACCTTTCACCTCAACAATAGCAGGACTGAGAGAATTTAAAGCAAACCATGAATGCATGGCAGGATAGGTCTTTTTGTCAGTAATAACATGGAAAACTATCCTCTCAGGTTTCAGTGATGATCTAACAGTTGATCTGACGACAACTGAGGCTGCAAGGATGTTATCTGATGCTAAAACAAAATGGTAATAGGAGTTGTCCGAAAGACAAGGCACCAACTCTGGGGGTGGTAGTTGTTTCCTTGCAAGGGCATTTGAGGAGTATTCATCAGTTAAACGTAATGAAAGGCAATAAAGGCCTTTAGGAATAGCAATTGCAGCATAGTGCTTGTTCAACTGCTCCGATAACCTTGATGACCTCAATTCCTTATCCATGCTCTCCATCTGCACGGCATAATGTGGAAAATCAGAATAAGAACAGCAACTTGCTAATAGGAACAAAGTAGAGAAAGTTGTATCGGTATCATCATGACACACTAGGTGATATTAAAATTTTAGGTTGTCAACCACTCACACTAAGTGCATTAGCTTTGTAGGACGCTATGTAAGTAAAAAAAAGTTAACAATTTCTATGGCATACTGATCTGCTGTAAAATAACTTAAGATTTAGAGTCAGGTCGATGGAGGCTAGTAATCATTCTTTACTCCAAAATTGAGTCCTAATGTAGAATCCTGATTACATCATTTGATCAAGACTAGTTATTAACCATCAGATCTGAAAATACTTGGGACATGGTTCAATTAGATACCATTCAGGTGAAAGGGCGTAAGTTTGTGGGACACTGAAACCATATGCATTGTTACCTGAAAAGAGATCCTTTTATAGAACACATGTTCCTAGACTACCCTTTGGACAATATGCAAGTGTATAAAATATTTTCATTAGTGTTGAACTGTTGATAGTACAACAAAATGCCAATAAATAATTTCACAGCAAAGTATAGGTGATATACTCGTTAGATTGTAAAAAAAAGGACATTCAGTGTCTATGACAAAATCTGATTGTACATGACCAAACAACATTAACTAAGAACTGACTCAAGCTAACGGTTTACTGCCAAAAGTCTAATGTTTGCATAGCAAGTACTGCCAATGTTTAAATGaagtggggggtggggggggggggggggggggggggggggggggctgaaaTAAGCTAGCTTACCGTAGCCTTCAGCTTAAAAGCAAATGACCTTAAATCATAATCATTATTCTTCATGTCCCAGATAAATCCATCAAAAGTTTCTGGAACCTTCAAATCAAGAGGTGCTTCCTCAGAATTTACTTCATCAAGCATCACATACAAATCCCTCACAAGCCTCTGCACATTAGAATACAAGTTCAAATAAATAAAGCAAATCCTCAAAATGGAAGAAAGTAACAGATTAGATAGAGGACATATAAGTACCATGGAACCATCATTTCCCCTACCAAGAAGGCGCGGACCTAAACGTCTTCCCAGACAATCTGAAAATAGCAGCTGGTGATTAGTAACAAGTGACCAGGAATATAATACATTTTATAAACAGAATTCATCATTGAACAATGCTGTGTTGTAACAAATAACCAAATAATGAGAACCCACCCTATGCTGAGCTGCATATAGCCTCAAACCAGCAACAACCTAATATGGCACATAAGCAGCCACCGTTCTCTAGAGTAACCTTTTACATACATATGCCAAAATAAGCGGTTTTTGGATGCTTGAGCAAACCAAGATGGCACCTTGGTGGTTGTTCAGCACATCAGATGTATGCGACCAAGCTGCCCCACGAGGCACTAGAGCAGCACAAGGCACGCCAATCATGACCAATGCAGTTACATGTGCGCAACATAACAAAAAAATCTGGTTAAGAACGCCAAgttgggggtgtttggttcctatatgaaaattttagtccctgtcccatcggatgtttagacacatgcatgaagtattaaatatagacgaaaaaataactaattacacagatggtggctaatttgcgagtagaattttttaaacctaattagtccatgatttgacaatgtggtgctacagtaaatatgtgttaatggcggattaattaggcttaataaattcgtctcataaattagtctccatctatgtaattagttttataattaactcatatttagttctcctaaatagcatccgaatgtccgatgtgacatggactaaaatttagtccattgaACCAAACACCCCCGAGCCTCGTTCCTGTTATCCACCGACCGAATCAGGCATCTCGTGCTACCACATGCACATGGAGCATCACTAGTCAAGCAATGCACTATCTAAACTGTTTCAGTACTGACAACATTTCAGGAATGGAAGTAGCAGCACGCAGCAGCCATTTCAGTAACGGGCGATCATTAGGAGAATGGAATTGAAAGTAGCTATATGCATGGTTACAAGACAGAAACAGCAGCTGCAACTACTGCTGGCGCACGTACCTAGTGAGGAGCACTTGTTGAAGCCCTCGAGCGTCATGACAGCGGTGAGTATGAAGACGAAGGGCAGGAGGAAGGCGAGGATGAGGACGGTGTGGAAGACGGTGCGGTAGGAGAAGTGTCGCGCGGCGACCTTGAGCCTCATCAAGTCTAGCAGGCCATGGCTAGTGGAGATGGTGATGCTCCTCATGCTCGGCGACAGCCGGATCTGCATCCTCGCTCCTGGCCGCCGCCCACGACGGCCGCTGCTCCCTCTCCTGCTCCCGAGGACCACACGAGCATCGGGAGCCGCGGCGGCAGGCGGGGGCGGTCAGAGGGGGCATGCCAGCCCGGCGCCGTGGGAGCGGGGGGCGCCGCCGGCCGGATCCGTCATTGGCGCGGGGGAACCGACAGCTCCAAGAAGCAATCTTGATTGCTCCCCGCGCCCTCGTCTCACTTCCCCGGCCTTCCCCTGCCGCGTTCTTGATTTGATTTCTCACTGGTGCCTGGGCGCCGCGAATCACGCGCCCGGATCAAGAAACCTCGGCGGTCGGTCCCGATTCCTCGCCCGATTTCGTCTTCTCCCTCGGGCGGGCAGGGAAGTAAGGAGGAAACGGATGGCACTGGAGGAATGGGAGTAGGAAAGGGAATGGGCGGGGGAAGGGTTTGATCTGGGGTTCTCCGCGGTGAGGTTCCGGATTGGGGATTAGGCGGAGAAGTGGGGAGGTGGTGGAGAGGaagcgacgaggaagaagacgagggaTTTGACCCGATGAACAGGGCGGCACGGTATGGTACGGCACGGCAGCGAGGCCGAGTGAGCCGGTCGCGGCCAGGTCGGCGCGGGGTCGGAGCCCCGTCCCGCGTGGTGTGGTTGGGTCAAACACCGGGCTCAGACCCAACGGCCAGTTGGTTCCGGGAAGACGATGAATCACTCGGACACCGCAGCACGATGCCATCCCATGGACTTTTCAGTTTTCACCGTCTACTATGGAAGTTTTTGGAAATCCTACTCTCTATTTAGGAAACTTTAGCGAcacaacttataatttaaaaatatacaAAGATATTCTATGAATAAATTTCTTGTATGGACTCAGACCGAAAGGACCAAATTCTCCTACGGTGCTAGGAACATGCTTCGGATCTAGCTATACTGCAGTAGCATTCTGGTCCACCCAGTGTAATTTGGGCATTGTAAATAGTGCTCCACTGAAATAAAAGCAGACATAATGACTTTTACTAGCAACAACTTTGCTGCTTTACTTGCATTCACACTACGTAGTGCACAAGACCTCGATCTAGGACAGCAATGGTTAACCTCCTGCGATCCCACTTACCATGTGAAGTTAACCGAAGCCAAATAGTGACATGTCATGATAGGTCGGCATGAAGAGTAGTATGGTACCATAGACATGTGAAGAAGTGTGAGTCCTTGTATCAAGTTCACGGTGAATAAAGAGTTGAATTCTCTCTGTGTTGAGAGTTGATTTCCAATATTAGTATTAGTGTGAAGGTCTACTCATAAGAGTCTGAGTGTATGGTCCACAAAAGAAGTGGCATCAGTTTGGTTCACTTCCCAAGAATACGATGAGCAAATCGAGGCACCGATTTCTCAACACAATGTAACCAAACATCCTGAATGTTTTACAATTGTATGGTTCTTTGTACTCTTATTC
The sequence above is drawn from the Miscanthus floridulus cultivar M001 chromosome 15, ASM1932011v1, whole genome shotgun sequence genome and encodes:
- the LOC136509547 gene encoding probable galacturonosyltransferase 13 isoform X1 codes for the protein MQIRLSPSMRSITISTSHGLLDLMRLKVAARHFSYRTVFHTVLILAFLLPFVFILTAVMTLEGFNKCSSLDCLGRRLGPRLLGRGNDGSMRLVRDLYVMLDEVNSEEAPLDLKVPETFDGFIWDMKNNDYDLRSFAFKLKATMESMDKELRSSRLSEQLNKHYAAIAIPKGLYCLSLRLTDEYSSNALARKQLPPPELVPCLSDNSYYHFVLASDNILAASVVVRSTVRSSLKPERIVFHVITDKKTYPAMHSWFALNSLSPAIVEVKGVHQFDWLTKENVPVLEAIETQRTARDRYHGSHRPRTSASDSSRVFAAKLQAGSPTYTNVLNHIRIYLPENYPLWTCSSLLVLLGSRSDAALFLRYLELSLHIVYIYKICIWYKLVQNAIIFVDLHPFFAESSTDLICNLWTQLFPSLNKVVFLDDDVVVQHDLSPLWDIDLAGKVNGAVETCRGGDSWVMSKRFRNYFNFSHPLIAKNFDPSECAWAYGMNIFDLNAWRKTTIKDKYHHWIKENLKSNFTLWRLGTLPPGLIAFKGHVHPIDPSWHLLGLGYQEKTDISSVEQAAVIHYNGQSKPWLEIGFKHLQPFWTKYVNYSNEFIRNCHIMEPQL
- the LOC136509547 gene encoding probable galacturonosyltransferase 13 isoform X2 codes for the protein MQIRLSPSMRSITISTSHGLLDLMRLKVAARHFSYRTVFHTVLILAFLLPFVFILTAVMTLEGFNKCSSLDCLGRRLGPRLLGRGNDGSMRLVRDLYVMLDEVNSEEAPLDLKVPETFDGFIWDMKNNDYDLRSFAFKLKATMESMDKELRSSRLSEQLNKHYAAIAIPKGLYCLSLRLTDEYSSNALARKQLPPPELVPCLSDNSYYHFVLASDNILAASVVVRSTVRSSLKPERIVFHVITDKKTYPAMHSWFALNSLSPAIVEVKGVHQFDWLTKENVPVLEAIETQRTARDRYHGSHRPRTSASDSSRVFAAKLQAGSPTYTNVLNHIRIYLPELFPSLNKVVFLDDDVVVQHDLSPLWDIDLAGKVNGAVETCRGGDSWVMSKRFRNYFNFSHPLIAKNFDPSECAWAYGMNIFDLNAWRKTTIKDKYHHWIKENLKSNFTLWRLGTLPPGLIAFKGHVHPIDPSWHLLGLGYQEKTDISSVEQAAVIHYNGQSKPWLEIGFKHLQPFWTKYVNYSNEFIRNCHIMEPQL